Proteins encoded together in one Chelonoidis abingdonii isolate Lonesome George chromosome 1, CheloAbing_2.0, whole genome shotgun sequence window:
- the SKA3 gene encoding spindle and kinetochore-associated protein 3, giving the protein MEVTGNFFSKLRALAVTLEKEAEQLEQALNREDTQYEDESPMRVLHDLHCEVRTLKGDVNATLDQSRSERQETYDIMKAIKVLMQRNTTDLEKIRELFQKYGYQPLVKDNAVEDEEVNHASKVSDQANSDQEKVEDISSFPACIGKTSVPKDPLRNPQLSDFGLSQYAFSRTWDMMDVQPQTNMHKEDSRNRIPTPKQTPYIVPKTPKCTLKMDDYECLTPKLEHFGISEHTMCLNEDYTMALINKNVQTRKNFLKEDDNEMCVAAETSSKSREIMVTPGPAMKTLSENAVDCLASPLMPVFCTPGLKIPSRKDNIILPKSPKMKESNISNQTATPTLPDFETGWLKTESKLLKGNKAESLPEIDVTVKQHKEDCAPPTLSSDKYIEHLGRPSLPKISDYENLLNTPPPPEITKIPEDILQILSKYNPKTDTPTVMKKEIKTGTATRFERNIPDYCNKENR; this is encoded by the exons AATATGAAGATGAATCTCCAATGAGAGTTTTACATGACCTGCATTGTGAAGTCAGGACTCTAAAG GGTGATGTTAATGCTACCCTTGATCAGAGTCGCTCTGAAAGACAAGAAACTTATGATATCATGAAAGCCATTAAAGTACTGATGCAAAGAAATACAACAGATCTTGAAAAAATAAGAGAACTGTTCCAGAAATATGGTTATCAACCACTTGTTAAAGATAACGCAG tGGAGGACGAGGAAGTTAACCATGCATCTAAGGTATCTGACCAAGCTAACTCTGATCAAGAGAAAGTGGAAGATATATCTAGCTTTCCTGCTTGTATTGGGAAAACATCTGTGCCTAAGGATCCCCTGCGTAACCCACAGCTTTCAGATTTCGGTCTTTCACAGTACGCATTCTCCAGAACTTGGGATATGATGGATGTACAACCCCAGACAAATATGCATAAAGAAGATTCAAGAAATAGAATTCCAACTCCCAAACAGACCCCATATATAGTGCCCAAAACACCAAAATGCACATTAAAGATGGATGATTATGAGTGTTTAACTCCAAAGCTTGAACATTTTGGCATTAGTGAACATACCATGTGTTTGAATGAAGACTATACAATGGcacttattaataaaaatgttcagaCAAGAAAAAA TTTTCTTAAGGAAGATGATAATGAAATGTGTGTGGCAGCAGAAACATCATCAAAATCCAGGGAAATCATGGTTACTCCTGGACCAGCAATGAAAACACTTAGCGAAAATG CTGTTGATTGCCTGGCTTCTCCTTTGATGCCTGTGTTCTGCACTCCTGGtctgaaaattccttccagaaaAGACAATATCATCTTACCCAAATCTCCGAAGATGAAAGAATCAAATATTTCTAATCAGACAGCAACACCCACTCTTCCAGACTTTGAAACAGGCTGGCTAAAAACAGAAAGTAAA CTATTAAAGGGGAACAAGGCTGAGTCACTGCCAGAGATTGATGTGACTGTTAAACAACACAAAGAAGATTGTGCTCCTCCTACTTTAAGTTCTGACAAGTATATTGAACATCTTGGAAGACCCTCTCTTCCAAAAATATCTGACTATGAAAATCTCCTTAATACTCCTCCGCCTCCAGAAATAACAAAGATACCAGAAGACATTCTACAG ATATTATCAAAGTATAATCCAAAAACAGATACACCTACAGTAATGAAAAAGGAGATCAAAACAGGAACTGCTACAAGATTTGAAAGGAATATTCCAGATTATTGCAACAAAGAGAACAGGTGA